From one Gracilibacillus salinarum genomic stretch:
- the ffh gene encoding signal recognition particle protein, which translates to MAFEGLADRLQNTIQKIKGKGKVSEQDVKEMTREVRLALLEADVNFKVVKDFVKKVKERAVGQEVMESLTPGQQVIKVVKEELTALMGGDESKIAVADRPPTVIMMVGLQGAGKTTTTGKLANLLRKKYNRNPLLVAGDVYRPAAIDQLETLGKQLNIPVYAEGTDANPVDIVNNAMEKAKEEHLDYVLIDTAGRLHVDNELMDELIQIKANVNPDEVFLVVDSMTGQDAVNVAESFNEQLDVTGVVLTKLDGDTRGGAALSIKAVTDKPIKFAGMGEKLDQLEVFHPERMASRILGMGDVLSLIEKAQENVDEKRAKELEEKMRSASFTFDDFLEQMGQVKNMGPLDELIDMIPGANKMKGLKNVDFDEKQITHVEAIIQSMTAQERQDPSVINAGRRKRIAKGSGRSVSEVNRLLKQFEEMKKMMKQMTNMQQGKKGKKRKKQKGLNFPFM; encoded by the coding sequence ATGGCATTTGAAGGTTTAGCCGACCGCCTGCAGAATACCATTCAAAAGATTAAAGGAAAAGGTAAAGTAAGCGAGCAAGACGTAAAAGAAATGACTCGTGAGGTCCGCTTAGCTTTATTAGAGGCAGATGTAAACTTTAAAGTAGTAAAAGATTTTGTGAAAAAAGTGAAAGAACGTGCAGTTGGTCAGGAAGTAATGGAAAGTCTTACGCCTGGACAGCAGGTTATTAAAGTGGTGAAGGAAGAATTAACAGCCTTGATGGGCGGAGATGAGAGCAAGATTGCAGTAGCTGATCGTCCGCCGACAGTGATTATGATGGTCGGTTTACAGGGTGCAGGTAAAACAACCACAACAGGAAAATTAGCTAATTTATTACGAAAGAAATATAACCGGAACCCGTTGCTTGTAGCAGGTGACGTATATCGTCCAGCGGCAATTGATCAATTGGAAACACTAGGAAAACAGTTAAATATTCCGGTATATGCAGAAGGTACAGACGCTAATCCGGTAGACATTGTTAACAATGCCATGGAGAAAGCAAAGGAAGAACACCTTGACTATGTCCTTATTGATACAGCGGGGCGACTACACGTTGATAATGAGTTAATGGACGAATTAATTCAAATTAAAGCAAATGTCAATCCTGATGAAGTATTCCTTGTAGTTGATTCCATGACAGGGCAGGATGCTGTAAATGTGGCTGAAAGCTTTAATGAACAATTGGATGTTACTGGTGTCGTTTTAACAAAACTTGACGGTGACACTCGTGGTGGGGCAGCATTATCGATTAAAGCTGTTACAGATAAACCGATTAAGTTTGCTGGTATGGGAGAAAAGCTTGATCAATTGGAAGTCTTCCATCCAGAACGTATGGCATCACGTATTCTGGGAATGGGCGATGTGCTATCTTTAATTGAAAAAGCCCAGGAGAATGTTGACGAGAAACGAGCGAAAGAATTAGAAGAAAAAATGAGATCTGCTTCATTTACCTTCGATGATTTTCTTGAACAGATGGGTCAAGTTAAAAATATGGGACCACTTGATGAATTGATTGATATGATACCGGGTGCCAATAAGATGAAAGGTCTTAAGAACGTAGACTTTGATGAAAAGCAGATTACACATGTTGAAGCGATCATTCAATCGATGACAGCACAGGAGCGTCAAGATCCAAGTGTTATCAATGCAGGTCGCCGAAAACGGATTGCTAAAGGTTCAGGTCGTTCAGTATCGGAAGTGAACCGTTTGTTAAAGCAATTTGAAGAAATGAAAAAAATGATGAAACAAATGACAAATATGCAGCAAGGAAAGAAAGGGAAAAAGCGTAAAAAACAAAAAGGATTAAATTTTCCGTTCATGTAA
- the rpsP gene encoding 30S ribosomal protein S16, giving the protein MAVKIRLKRMGSKRNPFYRIVVADSRSPRDGRIIEQIGTYNPVVNPVEVSLDEDKALDWMTKGAKPSDTVRNLFSKEGVMTKFHESKNQ; this is encoded by the coding sequence ATGGCAGTTAAAATTCGTTTAAAACGTATGGGTTCTAAAAGAAATCCATTTTACCGTATTGTAGTGGCGGATTCTCGTTCACCACGTGACGGACGTATCATTGAACAAATTGGAACATATAATCCGGTAGTAAACCCGGTTGAAGTGTCATTAGATGAAGACAAAGCGCTAGATTGGATGACTAAAGGTGCGAAACCAAGTGATACGGTACGCAACTTATTCTCTAAAGAAGGCGTCATGACTAAATTCCACGAATCAAAAAATCAATAA
- a CDS encoding KH domain-containing protein produces the protein MKSLIETIVEPLVDHPEEIVVTEKEEDNKHIFHLHVHENDVGKVIGKNGRIAKSIRTVVYAAGMKSNKRIYLDIM, from the coding sequence ATGAAATCATTGATTGAAACAATCGTAGAACCATTAGTAGATCATCCTGAAGAAATTGTTGTCACGGAAAAAGAAGAGGATAATAAACACATTTTTCATCTTCATGTTCATGAGAATGATGTCGGAAAAGTGATCGGCAAAAATGGTCGCATTGCCAAATCAATTCGAACAGTTGTTTATGCAGCTGGGATGAAATCTAATAAAAGAATTTATTTAGATATCATGTAA
- a CDS encoding YesK family protein: protein MFLFIPIAIGAVIGVIVLFLTKLLRNKSAFYHKLPSVIAMIGVVILLVVSFDVRGFEGASYAIVGITILIFSIVSFTKSIKLN from the coding sequence TTGTTCTTGTTTATTCCGATTGCTATTGGTGCTGTGATTGGCGTTATTGTACTATTTTTAACGAAATTACTAAGAAATAAAAGCGCTTTTTACCATAAACTTCCTTCTGTAATAGCTATGATAGGTGTTGTTATTCTATTAGTCGTTAGTTTTGACGTCCGAGGTTTCGAAGGTGCTTCATATGCTATTGTAGGTATTACAATATTGATTTTCTCAATTGTTTCATTTACTAAATCGATAAAATTGAATTAA
- a CDS encoding YesK family protein, with product MLFVYILFGLFLGLNVFYYSYIKINKTKFLFIPPIVVFLLAIACTVYGLMSTDNGWDGMTYGIIGFGVLFSSIVGTALLPFLYSYTIHSLSKNVKRYTMLILGLGFMACLMLILFPDPFLGILD from the coding sequence GTGCTATTTGTTTATATTTTATTTGGTTTATTTCTGGGATTGAATGTTTTCTACTATAGTTATATTAAAATTAATAAAACGAAATTCCTTTTTATTCCGCCAATTGTCGTCTTTTTGTTAGCAATTGCTTGCACCGTTTATGGTTTAATGAGCACAGACAACGGTTGGGATGGAATGACATATGGCATAATAGGTTTTGGGGTTTTATTTTCTTCCATTGTGGGGACAGCGTTATTACCTTTTCTATACAGTTATACAATTCATTCATTGAGCAAAAACGTAAAAAGGTATACGATGTTAATTTTAGGTTTAGGTTTCATGGCGTGTTTAATGCTTATATTGTTCCCTGATCCATTCTTAGGTATTCTGGATTAA
- a CDS encoding YlqD family protein has protein sequence MKIIKKVAIKKIVTDQSKAELREEYQFKIFKLEQECEQLKFEQKKLEQRSSNKKADIATRFKKEISNRKDQIKWYKYKLEQLEILPVGSEMSEGEVDAIIDVEEGMNWDDITSQRSIIIQDGTITKIT, from the coding sequence ATGAAGATAATAAAAAAAGTTGCTATCAAAAAAATTGTAACCGATCAAAGCAAAGCAGAGCTAAGGGAAGAATATCAATTTAAGATTTTTAAGTTGGAGCAGGAATGCGAGCAATTGAAATTTGAACAAAAAAAATTGGAGCAGCGCTCTTCAAACAAAAAAGCAGATATCGCAACACGTTTTAAAAAAGAAATATCCAATCGTAAAGATCAAATTAAATGGTATAAATACAAATTGGAGCAACTGGAAATTCTCCCGGTTGGCAGTGAAATGAGCGAAGGAGAAGTGGATGCGATCATTGATGTCGAAGAAGGAATGAATTGGGATGATATAACCAGTCAAAGATCGATCATCATTCAAGATGGAACGATTACTAAAATTACATAA
- the rimM gene encoding ribosome maturation factor RimM (Essential for efficient processing of 16S rRNA): MEHLKVGKIVNTHGIRGEVRVIRITDFEERFEAGTTLYIKSKASDTLTPVTIDGHRVHKNFDLLHFQGYENINDVEKFKDSTLLIRTEQLTELEENEFYYHEIIGCEVETVSGEVLGKVSEILSPGANDVWVVKQKGKEYLIPYIEDIVKEVDIDKQRIIIEPMEGLLD, from the coding sequence ATGGAACATTTAAAGGTAGGCAAAATAGTAAATACTCACGGGATAAGAGGAGAAGTGCGTGTGATTCGAATCACGGATTTCGAGGAACGATTTGAAGCAGGGACAACCTTATACATTAAATCAAAGGCTTCAGATACATTGACCCCAGTTACTATTGATGGACATCGTGTCCATAAAAATTTTGATTTATTACATTTTCAAGGTTATGAGAATATTAACGATGTAGAAAAATTTAAGGATTCCACCTTGCTTATTCGAACAGAGCAGTTGACAGAACTGGAAGAGAACGAGTTTTATTATCATGAAATAATTGGCTGTGAAGTAGAGACGGTTAGCGGCGAGGTGTTAGGTAAAGTTAGTGAAATCCTGTCACCAGGTGCAAATGACGTCTGGGTAGTAAAACAAAAAGGGAAGGAATACTTAATTCCTTATATTGAAGACATCGTGAAAGAAGTAGATATCGACAAACAACGAATTATAATTGAACCAATGGAAGGGTTATTAGACTGA
- the trmD gene encoding tRNA (guanosine(37)-N1)-methyltransferase TrmD produces MKIDVLSLFPEMFQGVFQSSILSKAHEAGAFQYNFVNFRDYTDNKHNKVDDYPYGGGAGMVLKPQPIFDAVEAVQQDAKSSPRVILMCPQGKPYTQKKAEELAKEDHLIFICGHYEGYDERIRTELVTDEISIGDYVLTGGELGAMVVIDSVVRLLPNVLGNDDSAVQDSFSTGLLEHPHYTRPADFRGLTVPDVLLSGNHAHIDQWRRKEALKRTFLRRRDLLVGMDLTEEEQKWIKEWGSEEENS; encoded by the coding sequence ATGAAAATTGATGTATTATCCTTGTTTCCGGAGATGTTTCAAGGCGTGTTTCAATCATCCATATTGAGTAAAGCACATGAAGCAGGTGCTTTTCAATACAATTTTGTTAACTTTCGTGACTATACGGACAACAAACATAACAAAGTAGACGATTATCCTTATGGAGGCGGCGCCGGAATGGTATTGAAACCTCAGCCGATATTTGATGCGGTAGAAGCTGTGCAACAGGATGCCAAGTCTTCACCGCGCGTTATTTTGATGTGCCCTCAGGGCAAGCCATACACCCAAAAGAAAGCAGAAGAGTTAGCTAAGGAAGACCACTTGATCTTTATCTGTGGGCACTATGAAGGGTATGATGAGCGAATAAGAACAGAGTTAGTGACCGATGAAATTTCGATCGGCGACTATGTATTAACAGGTGGAGAACTAGGCGCAATGGTTGTTATTGACAGTGTGGTTCGTCTATTACCGAATGTATTAGGCAACGATGATTCAGCTGTGCAGGATTCCTTCTCAACTGGATTGCTCGAGCACCCTCATTATACACGACCTGCGGATTTCCGAGGTTTAACAGTGCCGGATGTTTTATTGTCTGGTAATCATGCTCATATTGATCAGTGGCGCAGAAAAGAAGCGTTAAAACGAACATTTCTTCGGAGAAGAGATCTATTGGTGGGAATGGATTTAACAGAGGAAGAACAGAAATGGATAAAAGAATGGGGATCAGAAGAAGAAAATAGTTGA
- the rplS gene encoding 50S ribosomal protein L19: MQKLIEEITKDQLRTDLPEFRAGDTVKVHVKVVEGNRERIQVFEGVVIKRQNGGISETFTVRKISYGVGVERTFPVHSPRVDKIEVTRRGKVRRAKLYYLRNLRGKAARIKEIR, translated from the coding sequence ATGCAGAAATTAATCGAAGAAATTACAAAGGATCAATTGCGTACTGATTTACCTGAGTTCCGTGCTGGTGATACAGTAAAGGTACACGTGAAGGTTGTCGAGGGTAACCGTGAACGTATTCAGGTATTTGAAGGTGTTGTCATTAAACGCCAAAACGGTGGAATTAGTGAAACATTTACAGTTCGTAAAATTTCTTACGGTGTAGGGGTTGAACGTACATTCCCTGTGCATTCACCACGAGTTGATAAGATTGAAGTAACTCGTCGTGGTAAAGTTCGTCGTGCGAAGCTATATTACCTACGTAACTTACGTGGTAAAGCAGCTCGTATTAAAGAAATTCGCTAA
- the lepB gene encoding signal peptidase I — protein MKEKKKDWVDWLKTIIITVLIVIFIRLFIAVPIVVDGPSMLPTLENNDRLIVNKFRLLIGEPDRFDVVVFHATAKRDYIKRVIGLPGDKIAYKDDQLYVNGKAVAESFIDEQIANDESKYTTNFSLEDIPGNMETVPEGHVFVLGDNRPNSTDSRHLGVIPIDDIVGIASWTYWPLNEFGKVN, from the coding sequence ATGAAAGAAAAAAAGAAGGACTGGGTGGATTGGCTAAAAACAATAATAATTACTGTCTTGATCGTCATCTTCATCCGTTTGTTTATTGCGGTACCGATCGTCGTAGATGGTCCGTCCATGCTCCCAACACTTGAGAACAATGATCGTTTGATCGTTAATAAATTCCGTTTATTGATTGGTGAACCAGACCGTTTTGATGTCGTTGTTTTCCATGCCACCGCCAAAAGGGATTACATAAAAAGGGTGATCGGTTTGCCGGGTGATAAGATTGCTTACAAAGATGATCAATTATACGTGAATGGAAAGGCTGTAGCCGAATCGTTTATCGATGAACAAATCGCTAATGACGAATCGAAGTACACCACTAATTTCTCCTTAGAAGATATTCCGGGAAATATGGAAACTGTACCAGAAGGACATGTATTTGTATTAGGCGATAATCGTCCCAATTCTACCGACAGCAGACATTTAGGTGTCATTCCGATCGATGATATAGTTGGCATT